Within the Saccharopolyspora gloriosae genome, the region GCTGAGCCCGATCCGAGATGGACCGCGCCGCCAGGTGCGGCACCACGTGGAACCCGCCCGCCGCCAGCCGGGCCGCGACGTCCAGCGTCGCGCCCGGCCCCTTCGCGGCGGAGGCGGTGACGGTGACGGTGCTGCCCGCGGGCAGCACCGCCGCCCGCTCCGCCGCTCCGCGCACCGGCAGCACCTCGAATCTGCTGCGGCTCAACATTTCCTGCAGCCGCTGAGTGCTGGTGTCCATCAGCTCGACCCCCGCTCGCCTACGCCGTGGCCGTGCGTTCGAGGTGTTTCGGGATGTCCTTGTTGGGGTCGTGGAAGGGCTTCTCGACGACGATCGCGTCCTGCGGGCCGTGCTGGGTGTGCACCACCAGTTCGGTGCCGGGTTCCTGGTAGGCCACCGGGACCATGGCGAAGCCGATGTTGCTGTCCAGCCGGGGGGAGTGGCAGGCGGAGGTGACCTCGCCGATGCGCAGGCCGTGCGGGTCGTGCACGTCGAACGGTTCGATCATGGCGCCGTCGTTGAACGAGCCGACTCCCGGCCCGCCCATGCGCACCCCGACGAGCTTGCGCGCCACGCCTTCGGACTTGATCCGGGCCAGCGCCTCCTTCCCGATGAAGTCGGCGTCCTGCTCCAGATCCACCATCCACGTTTTCTCGAAGCCGTAACCCGCCTCGAACGGGTTCGTCTCGTAGGTGATGTCGCAACCCCAGGACAGGATTCCGGCTTCGATGCGGCGGATGTGACACGGCCCGATGACCTGCATTCCGTGCGGGCGGCCCGCCTCCCAGATCGTCTCCCACAACTTCACGCCGTCGCGGACGGCGTTGTGCAGGTAGATCTCATAGCCCAGTTCGGCGGTGTAGCCGGTGCGCGAGACGACCACCTGCATCCCGTTGAGCTCGCGATCCACCGCGTAGTAGTAAGGAACGTCCAAGATGGACTCGCCGAACAGGTCGACCATCACGTCCCGCGATTTCGGCCCCTGCACCTGCACCGGCCCCACATCGGGCTCGTGGATGCGCACGTCCATGCCGAGGCTGTGGGCCAGTCCCTTCGCCCACAGCAGCACGTCGCTGTCGGCGAGCGAGAGCCAGAAGTGGTTCTCCCCCAAGCGAAGCAGCACCGGGTCGTTGATGATGCCGCCGTCCTCGGCGGTGACGAACACGTACTTGCACTGCCCGACCTTGCACTTGGTGAGATCGCGCGGCACCAGCATGTTGGTGAACTCGAACGCGTCCGGGCCGGTGATCTCCACCTGCCGTTCCACTCCGACGTCCCAGAGCGTCACCCCCTCCAGCAGCGCCCAGTACTCCGCGAGCGGGTCGCCGTAGTGCCTCGGGTGGTAGGTGTGGTTG harbors:
- a CDS encoding glycine cleavage T C-terminal barrel domain-containing protein; the encoded protein is MAVNPNPGILQYSRLRKSPFFHASRQHGVSLYSVYNHTYHPRHYGDPLAEYWALLEGVTLWDVGVERQVEITGPDAFEFTNMLVPRDLTKCKVGQCKYVFVTAEDGGIINDPVLLRLGENHFWLSLADSDVLLWAKGLAHSLGMDVRIHEPDVGPVQVQGPKSRDVMVDLFGESILDVPYYYAVDRELNGMQVVVSRTGYTAELGYEIYLHNAVRDGVKLWETIWEAGRPHGMQVIGPCHIRRIEAGILSWGCDITYETNPFEAGYGFEKTWMVDLEQDADFIGKEALARIKSEGVARKLVGVRMGGPGVGSFNDGAMIEPFDVHDPHGLRIGEVTSACHSPRLDSNIGFAMVPVAYQEPGTELVVHTQHGPQDAIVVEKPFHDPNKDIPKHLERTATA